A region from the Mercenaria mercenaria strain notata chromosome 7, MADL_Memer_1, whole genome shotgun sequence genome encodes:
- the LOC123555044 gene encoding uncharacterized protein LOC123555044, with product MDKEFNCENCGQREYIFGGDNTLNDFCHLLFSEENYNSTVLCHNFQGYDSYPILHYLYANAIVPKVIPNGAKIMCLTVPSCKIKMIDSINFLPMALSKLPAMFGFDELKKGYFPHLFNKKENQRVVLDGLPDLSFYNPNGMKPDDRQTFLKWYSRHKNDTFDFQEQLLDYCKSDTDILRRCCLRFREDFMDTTDIDPFEQCITMASACNLVFRTKFLESETIGLIPRQGYNPEQKQSMKALQWVKYISHMEGYKIQHARNGGEKVIGPYRADGYYESKNAEKIVLEFHGDFWHGNPTNYSRSTVNPVNQLTMGELHDKTIEKQRYLENDGYTYICICESEFDKQVSNDSNMRSFIESLGIISPLEPRDAFYGGRTEAYTLYKEASADETIDYYDVTSLYPWVNKTGKIPLGHPKIVTENFKELDKYEGLIKCKVLPPKGLFHPVLPSKCNGKLLFHLCRACAETKEQTSCSHNDTERSFIGTWVTDEVQKAIQKGYQIVKVYEVWHFNKVSKYDPITKTGGIFTQYVNTFLKIKQEASGWPKWCQTEQQKRKYINMYYQKEGILLDYENIKKNPGFRALAKLMLNSFWGKFGQRSNMPQVDLIEDLSVYFDKLTSDREEVTCVNYVSDEFVEMHWKYKEDFVDTNPKTNVVIAAYTTAQARLKLFSYLETLGPRALYADTDSVIFSTKQGETKPELNDYLGDLTDEVPGNSIKTFITCGPKNYGYELQKPDGDGNCTHCKIRGITLSCKNMLNVNFDVLRTIVTKRQDAVLSVVNAHKIASDRNSSKLITISERKDNQMVFDKRVIGGNYVSYPYGY from the coding sequence ATGGACAAAGAATTTAATTGTGAGAATTGCGGTCAAAGGGAGTATATCTTTGGTGGTGACAACACTTTGAACGATTTCTGTCACTTGTTGTTTTCAGAAGAGAATTACAACTCTACTGTATTATGCCATAACTTCCAAGGGTACGATTCTTATCCCATACTTCATTATTTGTATGCAAATGCAATAGTACCAAAAGTGATACCCAATGGGGCAAAAATCATGTGCCTTACAGTACCAAGTTGCAAAATCAAAATGATTGACTCTATAAACTTTCTCCCCATGGCACTTTCTAAATTGCCAGCAATGTTTGGCTTTGATGAACTGAAGAAGGGCTACTTTCCTCATTTATTCAACAAGAAAGAAAACCAGCGGGTTGTTCTCGACGGTCTACCAGACCTTTCATTCTATAATCCAAATGGAATGAAACCAGACGACAGACAAACGTTCTTGAAATGGTACTCAAGACATAAAAATGACACATTTGACTTCCAAGAACAGCTATTGGACTATTGTAAATCAGACACTGACATCTTGAGACGATGTTGCTTGAGATTCCGTGAAGATTTCATGGATACCACTGACATTGACCCCTTTGAACAGTGTATCACAATGGCATCCGCTTGTAACCTGGTGTTTAGAACCAAATTTTTAGAATCTGAAACTATTGGTCTTATCCCACGTCAAGGGTATAATCCTGAACAAAAACAGTCTATGAAAGCTTTACAGTGGGTGAAATATATATCTCACATGGAAGGGTATAAAATTCAACATGCTCGAAATGGCGGAGAAAAAGTCATAGGACCATACAGGGCAGATGGTTACTATGAATCCAAAAATGCGGAAAAAATTGTATTAGAATTTCATGGAGATTTTTGGCATGGAAACCCCACTAACTATTCTAGGTCAACAGTCAATCCAGTTAACCAGTTGACAATGGGAGAGTTGCATGATAAAACTATAGAAAAACAAAGATATCTTGAGAATGATGGCTATACCTATATTTGCATTTGTGAATCAGAATTTGATAAACAGGTTTCAAATGATAGCAACATGAGGTCTTTTATTGAAAGTCTTGGCATCATTTCTCCGTTGGAACCGCGTGATGCATTTTATGGAGGTCGAACAGAAGCATATACATTGTACAAAGAAGCTTCCGCAGACGAAACAATAGATTACTACGACGTAACTTCTCTCTACCCATGGGTAAATAAGACCGGGAAAATCCCGTTAGGTCATCCAAAAATTGTCACAGAAAACTTCAAAGAGTTGGATAAATATGAGGGTCTAATTAAGTGTAAAGTTCTACCTCCAAAAGGACTTTTCCATCCGGTTTTACCAAGTAAATGCAATGGGAAACTTTTGTTTCATCTTTGCAGGGCGTGTGCAGAGACAAAAGAACAAACCTCTTGTAGTCATAATGACACAGAACGTTCTTTCATTGGCACTTGGGTGACTGATGAGGTCCAAAAAGCTATACAAAAGGGGTATCAAATAGTAAAAGTCTATGAAGTGTGGCATTTTAACAAAGTATCCAAGTATGATCCAATCACAAAGACCGGTGGCATATTTACACAATACGTAAACACTTTCTTAAAAATAAAGCAGGAAGCTAGCGGATGGCCAaagtggtgtcagacagaacaacagaaaagaaaatacataaacaTGTATTATCAGAAAGAGGGCATTCTTCTTGActatgaaaatataaagaaaaatcctGGTTTCAGAGCATTAGCCAAACTAATGTTGAATTCCTTTTGGGGGaaatttggtcaaaggtcaaacatgCCTCAGGTTGACTTGATAGAAGACCTTTCAGTTTATTTCGACAAACTCACGTCTGACCGTGAAGAAGTGACGTGTGTTAATTATGTTTCTGACGAATTTGTTGAAATGCATTGGAAATACAAGGAGGATTTTGTGGATACTAATCCAAAAACAAATGTGGTTATTGCTGCATACACGACTGCACAGGCACGACTTAAACTATTTTCGTATTTGGAAACACTTGGACCAAGAGCGCTATACGCTGACACAGACTCAGTGATTTTCTCAACAAAACAGGGTGaaacaaaaccagaactaaacGATTATCTTGGAGATCTCACTGATGAGGTTCCAGGAAATTCAATAAAGACGTTTATAACTTGTGGTCCGAAAAACTATGGGTATGAGTTACAAAAACCTGATGGGGATGGTAATTGTACCCACTGTAAAATACGAGGCATCACCCTGAGctgtaaaaatatgttaaatgtcaaTTTTGATGTGTTGAGGACGATTGTTACTAAAAGGCAGGATGCTGTACTATCTGTTGTAAATGCTCACAAAATAGCTAGTGACAGAAACAGTTCAAAGCTCATCACAATAAGTGAACGAAAGGACAACCAAATGGTGTTTGACAAAAGGGTGATTGGGGGTAATTATGTTTCCTATCCGTACGGATATTAG
- the LOC123555043 gene encoding uncharacterized protein LOC123555043 has product MPNFSTGAHLGAHLGAPLKGAPQGAPGAHLGTSLGAHLGAPLQGAPQGASGAHLGAPEDVSQGAPGGAPQGALQGGPQEIKPTILQHPFTMMISGPTACGKTTFVKELLQNHIYRIKPGVQRIVWLYKRWQPMYGEIQSTVYPEVKFYQGIPSDINEDEYFDTKLNNLLILDDMMSEAGKDKRITDLFTEGSHHRSLSVISINQNLYASKDPTQRRNCHYLVMFNNPVDKQSMITLARQMYPGKTEYFLKKFEKATKQPYGFLLVDLKPFTPEHARLKYDLMWIDRRSTNNESLSELTNQMTEPDQNCIKGEQQSVLNHLSVGIQTVDIAGNNCEIMAENTNACDDCGLLFDSSHDVQRHVKRGWCAENNDTT; this is encoded by the exons ATGCCTAATTTCTCAACAGGAGCGCATTTGGGAGCGCATTTGGGAGCTCCCTTAAAGGGAGCTCCGCAAGGAGCGCCGGGAGCGCATTTGGGAACGTCTTTGGGAGCGCATTTGGGAGCTCCCTTACAGGGAGCTCCGCAAGGAGCGTCGGGAGCGCATTTGGGAGCTCCAGAAGACGTGTCACAGGGAGCGCCGGGAGGAGCTCCGCAAGGAGCGCTTCAGGGAGGACCGCAGGAAATCAAACCAACTATTCTACAGCATCCTTTTACCATGATGATTTCTGGTCCCAcag CATGTGGAAAGACAACATTTGTAAAGGAATTGCTGCAAAATCATATCTACAGAATTAAGCCTGGTGTACAAAGAATAGTGTGGCTGTACAAGAGATGGCAACCAATGTATGGGGAAATACAAAGCACAGTTTACCCAGAGGTGAAATTCTACCAAGGCATTCCATCCGACATAAACGAAGACGAATATTTTGACACAAAGTTAAATAACTTGCTAATTCTGGACGATATGATGTCAGAGGCTGGAAAGGACAAAAGAATTACAGATTTATTCACGGAGGGATCGCATCACCGATCTTTGTCGGTGATTTCCATCAATCAAAACCTCTACGCCAGCAAGGATCCGACACAGAGAAGAAACTGTCATTATCTGGTAATGTTCAATAATCCAGTCGACAAACAATCTATGATCACATTAGCAAGACAGATGTACCCTGGTAAAACTGAATACTTTTTAAAGAAGTTTGAGAAAGCAACTAAACAGCCCTATGGCTTTCTATTGGTGGATTTAAAACCATTTACACCGGAACATGCCAGACTGAAATATGATTTAATGTGGATAGACAGAAGATCTACGAACAACGAAAGCCTGTCAGAACTGACCAATCAGATGACAGAACCAGACCAAAATTGTATAAAAGGCGAGCAACAATCAGTTTTAAATCATTTGTCAGTTGGAATTCAAACTGTAGACATCGCAGGAAATAATTGTgaaattatggctgaaaatacgaATGCTTGCGACGATTGTGGACTTTTGTTTGACTCTTCGCATGATGTACAGAGACACGTAAAACGAGGGTGGTGTGCAGAAAATAACGATACTacgtaa